One genomic region from Cellulomonas fengjieae encodes:
- a CDS encoding lycopene cyclase domain-containing protein, whose amino-acid sequence MTVAYLGALLLSLGGLTLLDRRFRLAFWAEPARAAWTVGIGVVGFLLWDGLGLVLGIFARGDSPHMTGLLLAPELPVEEAFFLALLCYTGLLTWRALDRWRGRPS is encoded by the coding sequence ATGACCGTCGCGTACCTCGGTGCCCTGCTGCTCTCGCTGGGCGGCCTCACCCTGCTGGACCGCCGGTTCCGGCTCGCGTTCTGGGCGGAGCCGGCCCGCGCGGCCTGGACGGTCGGCATCGGCGTCGTCGGCTTCCTGCTGTGGGACGGCCTCGGGCTGGTGCTCGGCATCTTCGCGCGCGGGGACTCACCGCACATGACCGGCCTGCTGCTGGCCCCGGAGCTGCCGGTCGAGGAGGCGTTCTTCCTCGCGCTGCTCTGCTACACGGGCCTGCTCACGTGGCGGGCGCTGGACCGGTGGCGCGGGCGGCCCTCGTGA
- a CDS encoding polyprenyl synthetase family protein, with translation MTTNTSQRAGAADLAQAVECAMTQTASVLRTFLDGRVRAASIRSDDAARLWTDLADGVGGKLMRPRLAVAAYLGLGGRDDAVIAPVAAAIEVLHTAMLVHDDLLDHDEVRRGRPNVAGATRARLEGRGVAERVVGDQVLAAGLLAGDLAIASAFSLVVSAPAEREALLRVVGLLAEGIETTVVGELLDVTAALSSPRDVDALAVAELKTAAYSGSLPLVVGAILAGAAEARIAQLAAVGSALGVAFQLTDDELGVFGDPAVTGKSVVSDLREGKRTELLRRAYAMADEAGCAVLDAHVGRADLDEPGAAAVRAVMVSSGALDTVRELTRTTGLQARGLALAGVPGPLGDYLVGVVDDLVGRGH, from the coding sequence GTGACCACGAACACGTCGCAACGGGCGGGGGCGGCCGACCTGGCGCAGGCCGTGGAGTGCGCGATGACGCAGACCGCGTCCGTGCTCCGGACCTTCCTCGACGGGCGGGTGCGGGCCGCCTCGATCCGTTCCGACGACGCCGCGCGGCTGTGGACGGACCTGGCGGACGGGGTCGGCGGCAAGCTGATGCGCCCCCGTCTCGCCGTCGCCGCGTACCTGGGGCTGGGTGGTCGCGACGACGCGGTGATCGCCCCCGTGGCCGCCGCGATCGAGGTGCTGCACACCGCGATGCTCGTGCACGACGACCTGCTCGACCACGACGAGGTGCGCCGGGGCCGCCCGAACGTCGCGGGAGCCACCCGGGCGCGGCTGGAGGGCCGCGGCGTGGCCGAGCGGGTGGTCGGCGACCAGGTGCTCGCCGCCGGCCTCCTGGCGGGGGACCTGGCGATCGCGTCGGCGTTCTCGCTCGTGGTGAGCGCCCCGGCCGAGCGCGAGGCGCTGCTGCGGGTGGTGGGGCTGCTGGCCGAGGGGATCGAGACCACGGTGGTGGGGGAGCTGCTGGACGTCACCGCGGCGCTGTCCTCGCCGCGCGACGTCGACGCGCTCGCGGTCGCGGAGCTCAAGACGGCCGCGTACTCGGGGAGCCTGCCGCTGGTCGTCGGGGCGATCCTCGCCGGCGCGGCCGAGGCCCGGATCGCGCAGCTTGCCGCGGTCGGGTCGGCTCTCGGGGTGGCGTTCCAGCTCACCGACGACGAGCTGGGTGTGTTCGGGGACCCCGCGGTGACCGGCAAGTCGGTGGTGTCGGACCTGCGTGAGGGCAAGCGCACCGAGCTGCTGCGACGGGCCTACGCGATGGCCGACGAGGCGGGGTGCGCGGTGCTCGACGCGCACGTGGGCCGCGCCGACCTCGACGAGCCGGGCGCTGCCGCCGTGCGCGCCGTCATGGTCTCGAGCGGGGCGCTGGACACCGTGCGCGAGCTGACGCGCACGACCGGCCTGCAGGCGCGGGGACTGGCCCTCGCCGGTGTGCCCGGGCCGCTGGGGGACTACCTTGTGGGCGTTGTCGACGATCTCGTCGGACGGGGCCACTGA
- a CDS encoding lycopene cyclase domain-containing protein, producing MARAALVTNIVLNGIVLALLGAVCWPVLRRMRVLPVVVTVLVLCVLTAVFDTLMIAADLYVFDPDKILGWYVWGAPVEDFAYAVAAAVGMPVLWVVLGRRRERKAP from the coding sequence GTGGCGCGGGCGGCCCTCGTGACCAACATCGTGCTCAACGGGATCGTCCTGGCCCTGCTCGGGGCGGTGTGCTGGCCCGTGCTGCGGCGGATGCGCGTGCTGCCGGTCGTCGTGACCGTGCTCGTGCTGTGCGTGCTCACGGCCGTGTTCGACACACTCATGATCGCCGCGGACCTCTACGTGTTCGACCCGGACAAGATCCTCGGGTGGTACGTCTGGGGCGCGCCGGTGGAGGACTTCGCCTATGCGGTCGCGGCGGCCGTCGGGATGCCGGTGCTGTGGGTCGTGCTGGGCCGACGCCGGGAACGGAAGGCTCCGTGA
- a CDS encoding ABC transporter ATP-binding protein — protein MTTENVVDIRDLRVSFATDAGTVRAVEGVTLQVAAGEVLAIVGESGSGKTVTARSLLGLLPETALTSGVVLLTRKDGSATHDIVTLRGSDLRDVRGRDAAMVFQEPSTALNPVFPVGWQIAEGLRAHGRLSDKDARARAIDVLRLVGIPDPEHRVDHYPHQFSGGQKQRIVIAQALVLDPGLIIADEPTTALDVTVQAEILDLLRRLPQEFGSAIVLITHNMGVVADLADRVAVMYEGEIVEQADVRTLFSSPQHPYTRRLLDAVPRVGGSRLRDRARAVGELEAMVVDESATPVVEAKELRVVYPGRLRQPAFTAVDGVDLVIRPGEVLGLVGESGSGKTTIGRAIAGLTSISGGSLKVHGVEMLDVKEKVFRPVRKRIGFVFQDPATSFNPLLTIAQCVAEPMVVHGLAPNPVEARPRVDELLEAVQLPRAFGDRFPHELSGGQRQRASLARALILGPELLVADEPTSALDVSVQARVLDLFARLQAELGFACLFISHDLAVVDLLAHRIAVLHRGVLVEEGTGDEVLGAPKHPYTQRLLASLPVPDPVEQAARREAWRSLRT, from the coding sequence ATGACCACCGAGAACGTCGTCGACATCCGGGACCTGCGCGTCTCGTTCGCCACCGACGCCGGCACCGTCCGGGCCGTCGAGGGTGTCACCCTCCAGGTGGCCGCGGGGGAGGTCCTCGCCATCGTGGGCGAGTCCGGCTCGGGCAAGACCGTGACCGCCCGCTCCCTCCTCGGCCTGCTGCCGGAGACCGCGCTGACCAGCGGCGTCGTGCTGCTGACCCGCAAGGACGGCTCGGCTACGCACGACATCGTCACGCTGCGCGGCAGCGACCTGCGCGACGTGCGCGGCCGGGACGCCGCCATGGTGTTCCAGGAGCCGTCGACCGCGCTCAACCCGGTCTTCCCGGTGGGCTGGCAGATCGCGGAGGGCCTGCGCGCCCACGGTCGCCTCTCGGACAAGGACGCACGCGCCCGCGCGATCGACGTCCTGCGCCTGGTCGGCATCCCGGACCCGGAGCACCGCGTCGACCACTACCCGCACCAGTTCTCGGGCGGCCAGAAGCAGCGCATCGTGATCGCGCAGGCGCTGGTCCTCGACCCGGGCCTGATCATCGCCGACGAGCCGACCACCGCGCTCGACGTCACCGTGCAGGCCGAGATCCTGGACCTGCTGCGCCGCCTGCCGCAGGAGTTCGGCTCCGCGATCGTGCTGATCACGCACAACATGGGCGTCGTCGCCGACCTCGCCGACCGGGTCGCGGTCATGTACGAGGGCGAGATCGTCGAGCAGGCCGACGTGCGCACGCTGTTCTCGTCGCCGCAGCACCCGTACACCCGGCGGCTGCTCGACGCGGTGCCGCGCGTGGGTGGCAGCCGCCTGCGCGACCGCGCGCGGGCGGTGGGTGAGCTCGAGGCGATGGTCGTCGACGAGTCCGCGACGCCGGTCGTCGAGGCGAAGGAGCTGCGCGTCGTCTACCCCGGCCGGCTGCGGCAGCCCGCGTTCACCGCGGTCGACGGCGTCGACCTGGTGATCCGGCCCGGTGAGGTCCTCGGGCTGGTGGGCGAGTCGGGCAGCGGCAAGACCACGATCGGGCGCGCGATCGCCGGGCTCACCTCGATCAGCGGTGGTTCGCTGAAGGTGCACGGCGTCGAGATGCTGGACGTCAAGGAGAAGGTCTTCCGCCCCGTCCGCAAGCGCATCGGGTTCGTCTTCCAGGACCCCGCGACGAGCTTCAACCCGCTGCTCACCATCGCGCAGTGCGTGGCCGAGCCCATGGTCGTGCACGGCCTGGCACCCAACCCGGTCGAGGCGCGGCCGCGGGTCGACGAGCTGCTGGAGGCGGTCCAGCTGCCCAGGGCGTTCGGTGACCGGTTCCCGCACGAGCTGTCCGGCGGCCAGCGCCAGCGTGCGAGCCTGGCGCGCGCGCTCATCCTCGGGCCCGAGCTGCTCGTCGCCGACGAGCCGACGAGCGCGCTCGACGTCTCCGTGCAGGCCCGGGTGCTGGACCTGTTCGCCCGCCTGCAGGCCGAGCTGGGCTTCGCGTGCCTGTTCATCAGCCACGACCTGGCCGTCGTCGACCTGCTCGCCCACCGCATCGCGGTCCTGCACCGCGGGGTCCTGGTCGAGGAGGGCACGGGCGACGAGGTGCTCGGCGCGCCGAAGCACCCCTACACGCAGCGCCTGCTGGCTTCCCTGCCCGTGCCGGACCCGGTGGAGCAGGCCGCGCGGCGCGAGGCCTGGCGGAGCCTGCGGACGTAG
- a CDS encoding beta-galactosidase codes for MTRTPFVPDRFWFGGDYNPEQWPREVWAQDVELMQRAGVTTATIGVFSWALLEPEEGRYDLGWLDDVIEMLHAGGIGVVLATPTASPPPWFTAAHPDALPVLADGTRLWHGSRDTYCVCAPAYREASRSIAGVLAERYGSHPALQAWHIHNEYGTYCWCDHVATAFRTWLQGRYGTLEALNEVWWTTFWSQHYESWDQVVPPRATQYLHNPTQAVDFRRFFSDEMLDALREQKEQIRAAGSSAPVTTNFMLPTWNHLEQWGWSAELDVPSVDHYLDTTGPDGEAHVAYAGDVTRGWADGGPWLLMEQSISSISVEGRVAFKDPARAVRNSLGYVARGSQSSLFFQWRASAAGSEAWHGAMVPHAGADSATFRAVCELGAVLDSIAEVVRPPADGRVTDSGIAIWWHADGWWALDNAGLPSDHLSYPDAVRSVHRAAWHAGLPVDFARPGADLAGYRVLLVPSMFAMDDDAVRSAEAFVAAGGHLVVWPFTGIADENLHVVTGGYPGRLRDLVGLRVEHLAPLAPGETVTLDDGSTGSVWSELVQPDDAAVLRRYRGGDLDGRPAVTRVQRGAGTVTYVSTHLDLAATRALLEEIASGAGIAPVVADRPADVEVVRRRGADHDYLFVLNHSGAPARVSGPGLDLVGGDRTDNGVRVVPGGYLVVREDADATWDVTTTD; via the coding sequence ATGACCCGCACCCCCTTCGTCCCCGACCGGTTCTGGTTCGGCGGCGACTACAACCCCGAGCAGTGGCCGCGCGAGGTCTGGGCGCAGGACGTCGAGCTCATGCAGCGCGCCGGCGTGACCACCGCGACGATCGGCGTCTTCTCGTGGGCGCTCCTCGAGCCCGAGGAGGGCCGGTACGACCTCGGCTGGCTCGACGACGTCATCGAGATGCTGCACGCCGGCGGCATCGGCGTCGTCCTGGCGACCCCGACCGCGTCCCCGCCGCCGTGGTTCACCGCGGCCCACCCCGACGCGCTGCCGGTGCTGGCCGACGGCACGCGGCTGTGGCACGGCAGCCGCGACACCTACTGCGTCTGCGCCCCCGCGTACCGCGAGGCGTCCCGGTCGATCGCGGGCGTCCTGGCCGAGCGCTACGGCTCCCACCCGGCGCTCCAGGCCTGGCACATCCACAACGAGTACGGCACGTACTGCTGGTGCGACCACGTCGCGACGGCGTTCCGGACGTGGCTCCAGGGCCGGTACGGCACCCTCGAGGCGCTGAACGAGGTGTGGTGGACGACGTTCTGGAGCCAGCACTACGAGTCCTGGGACCAGGTGGTGCCGCCGCGCGCGACCCAGTACCTGCACAACCCGACCCAGGCGGTCGACTTCCGGCGCTTCTTCTCCGACGAGATGCTGGACGCCCTGCGTGAGCAGAAGGAGCAGATCCGCGCCGCCGGCTCGTCGGCCCCGGTCACCACCAACTTCATGCTCCCCACGTGGAACCACCTGGAGCAGTGGGGCTGGTCCGCCGAGCTCGACGTGCCGTCGGTCGACCACTACCTCGACACCACCGGCCCCGACGGCGAGGCGCACGTCGCCTACGCGGGGGACGTGACCCGAGGCTGGGCGGACGGCGGCCCGTGGCTGCTCATGGAGCAGTCGATCAGCTCGATCTCGGTCGAGGGCCGCGTCGCGTTCAAGGACCCGGCGCGCGCCGTGCGCAACTCGCTCGGCTACGTGGCGCGCGGCTCCCAGTCGTCGCTGTTCTTCCAGTGGCGGGCATCGGCGGCAGGCTCCGAGGCCTGGCACGGCGCGATGGTCCCGCACGCCGGTGCCGACTCCGCGACGTTCCGTGCGGTGTGCGAGCTGGGTGCGGTGCTCGACTCCATCGCCGAGGTGGTCCGCCCGCCCGCTGACGGGCGCGTGACGGACAGCGGCATCGCCATCTGGTGGCACGCGGACGGCTGGTGGGCGCTGGACAACGCGGGCCTTCCGTCGGACCACCTCAGCTACCCCGACGCCGTGCGCTCGGTGCACCGTGCGGCGTGGCACGCCGGGCTGCCGGTCGACTTCGCGCGGCCCGGTGCCGACCTGGCCGGCTACCGCGTGCTGCTCGTGCCCAGCATGTTCGCGATGGACGACGACGCCGTCCGGTCCGCCGAGGCGTTCGTCGCGGCCGGCGGCCACCTGGTCGTCTGGCCGTTCACCGGCATCGCCGACGAGAACCTGCACGTGGTCACCGGTGGCTACCCGGGGCGGCTGCGCGACCTGGTCGGCCTGCGCGTCGAGCACCTGGCGCCGCTCGCGCCCGGCGAGACCGTCACCCTGGACGACGGCTCCACCGGCTCGGTGTGGTCCGAGCTGGTGCAGCCCGACGACGCGGCCGTGCTGCGGCGCTACCGCGGCGGCGACCTGGACGGCCGGCCGGCGGTCACCCGCGTGCAGCGGGGTGCGGGCACGGTCACCTACGTCTCGACGCACCTGGACCTGGCGGCGACGCGCGCGCTGCTCGAGGAGATCGCCTCGGGCGCCGGCATCGCCCCGGTCGTGGCGGACCGGCCCGCGGACGTCGAGGTGGTGCGCCGCCGCGGCGCCGACCACGACTACCTGTTCGTGCTCAACCACTCGGGCGCCCCGGCGCGCGTTTCCGGACCCGGTCTCGACCTGGTGGGCGGGGACCGCACCGACAACGGCGTGCGGGTCGTCCCCGGCGGCTACCTGGTGGTGCGGGAGGACGCCGACGCGACGTGGGACGTCACGACGACCGACTGA
- the crtI gene encoding phytoene desaturase family protein encodes MSPGRVVVVGGGIAGLTTAALLARGGALVTLVERHDQLGGRTATLSLDGFRFDTGPSWYFMPEVFEHAFALLGERIEDHVELERLDPAYRLFPEPVDGGPSQPFDVVADPEANWATFEAREPGAGEAVRRYTQDSTRAYRTALESFLYTTFARPDRLLSLDLARQAGTLAGLLTRTLADKVAATVTDPVLRQVLGYHAVFLGSSPYRVPALYSLMSHLDLVDGVRFPRGGMYTVIQALERIARAQGVEVRTGADVATIEVDDASPSLRHPRRSGQARGVRLTDGTFLPADVVVSAADRHHTETVLLGAHRDLPESWWEDRGPGISSLLVMAGVRGALPELAHHSLFFTRDWPGNFEDILGTGRSTPPEDLRIPEAASMYVSRTTATDPDAAPPGHENLFVLVPFPADPALGGRDREVVERHADRYLDQVGAWAGIPGLRERVVTRRVVAPADFARDFSAWRGSALGMEHTLAQSAMFRPGDASSRVPNVLHVGGGTIPGVGLPMCLISAELVVKRMLGETSSRPLPAPLRPGYLAAARPRGVWSESVG; translated from the coding sequence ATGAGCCCCGGTCGGGTCGTCGTCGTCGGTGGGGGCATCGCGGGCCTGACCACCGCCGCGCTGCTGGCACGCGGGGGAGCGCTGGTGACCCTCGTCGAGCGGCACGACCAGCTGGGCGGGCGGACCGCGACGCTGTCGCTCGACGGGTTCCGGTTCGACACCGGACCGTCCTGGTACTTCATGCCCGAGGTGTTCGAGCACGCCTTCGCGCTCCTGGGCGAGCGGATCGAGGACCACGTCGAGCTGGAGCGGCTCGACCCGGCGTACCGGCTCTTCCCGGAGCCCGTCGACGGGGGACCGTCGCAGCCCTTCGACGTCGTCGCGGACCCCGAGGCCAACTGGGCGACGTTCGAGGCGCGCGAGCCGGGCGCGGGGGAGGCCGTCCGCCGCTACACCCAGGACTCGACGCGGGCGTACCGGACGGCGCTCGAGTCGTTCCTCTACACCACGTTCGCCCGGCCGGACCGGCTGCTGTCCCTCGACCTCGCGCGCCAGGCGGGCACGCTGGCGGGCCTGCTGACGCGCACCCTGGCGGACAAGGTGGCCGCGACGGTCACGGACCCGGTGCTGCGGCAGGTGCTGGGCTACCACGCGGTGTTCCTGGGCTCCTCGCCGTACCGGGTGCCCGCGCTGTACTCGCTGATGAGCCACCTCGACCTGGTCGACGGCGTCCGTTTCCCGCGCGGCGGGATGTACACGGTCATCCAGGCCCTGGAGCGGATCGCGCGGGCGCAGGGCGTCGAGGTGCGCACCGGCGCGGACGTGGCGACGATCGAGGTCGACGACGCGTCCCCCTCGCTGCGCCACCCGCGCAGGTCGGGCCAGGCGCGCGGGGTGCGGCTGACGGACGGGACGTTCCTGCCCGCCGACGTCGTCGTGTCCGCGGCCGACCGCCACCACACGGAGACCGTGCTGCTGGGTGCCCACCGCGACCTGCCGGAGTCGTGGTGGGAGGACCGGGGGCCGGGCATCTCGTCGCTGCTGGTCATGGCGGGGGTGCGGGGGGCGCTGCCCGAGCTCGCGCACCACTCGCTGTTCTTCACGCGGGACTGGCCGGGCAACTTCGAGGACATCCTGGGCACCGGCCGGTCGACGCCGCCGGAGGACCTGCGGATCCCGGAGGCGGCGTCGATGTACGTGTCCCGGACCACCGCGACCGACCCCGACGCGGCGCCGCCGGGTCACGAGAACCTGTTCGTGCTCGTCCCGTTCCCGGCGGACCCGGCCCTGGGCGGGCGGGACCGCGAGGTCGTCGAGCGGCACGCCGACCGGTACCTGGACCAGGTCGGTGCCTGGGCGGGGATCCCCGGCCTGCGCGAGCGCGTGGTGACCCGACGCGTCGTCGCCCCCGCCGACTTCGCCCGCGACTTCTCCGCCTGGCGCGGGTCGGCGCTCGGCATGGAGCACACGCTGGCGCAGAGCGCGATGTTCCGGCCGGGCGACGCGTCGTCGCGCGTGCCCAACGTGCTGCACGTCGGTGGTGGCACGATCCCTGGTGTGGGACTGCCGATGTGCCTGATCAGCGCCGAGCTGGTGGTCAAGCGGATGCTCGGGGAGACGTCGTCGCGCCCCCTGCCCGCCCCGCTGCGGCCGGGCTACCTGGCGGCGGCGCGACCGCGCGGCGTGTGGAGCGAGTCCGTCGGATGA
- a CDS encoding phytoene/squalene synthase family protein: MSEARSARERALRLYDATAARTSAGVLAAYSTSFGLGTRLLGRRAQQDIRAVYALVRLADEVVDTYRGQDAGAELDELEEQTARALRTGYSTNLVVHAFARTARRTGITAAETGPFFASMRTDLTVRAHDRASYDAYVYGSAEVVGLMCVRAFLNEDRRPDEPVRHPDDLQVAGARALGAAFQKINFLRDLGADTEELGRTYFPGTTPGRLDHAQLRAILAEITADVAVARSAVPRLPRRARYAVGATLGLYQRLLDEIATRPPESLLVGRVRLPTPVKLLVVGESVLAEARAGRAVDA; the protein is encoded by the coding sequence ATGTCGGAGGCGCGATCCGCCCGTGAGCGGGCGCTCCGGCTGTACGACGCCACGGCCGCACGCACGAGCGCCGGCGTGCTGGCCGCGTACTCCACGTCGTTCGGGCTGGGCACGCGGCTGCTCGGGCGGCGGGCGCAGCAGGACATCCGCGCGGTGTACGCCCTGGTCAGGCTGGCCGACGAGGTGGTCGACACCTATCGCGGCCAGGACGCGGGGGCGGAGCTGGACGAGCTCGAGGAGCAGACCGCCCGCGCGCTGCGCACGGGCTACTCGACCAACCTGGTGGTGCACGCGTTCGCCCGCACCGCCCGGCGGACCGGGATCACGGCAGCGGAGACCGGTCCCTTCTTCGCCTCGATGCGCACGGACCTGACGGTGCGGGCGCACGACCGGGCGAGCTACGACGCCTACGTCTACGGGTCCGCCGAGGTGGTGGGGCTCATGTGCGTGCGGGCGTTCCTCAACGAGGACCGTCGGCCAGACGAGCCCGTGCGCCACCCCGACGACCTGCAGGTGGCCGGCGCGCGGGCCCTCGGTGCCGCGTTCCAGAAGATCAACTTCCTGCGCGACCTCGGCGCCGACACCGAGGAGCTGGGCCGCACGTACTTCCCCGGGACCACGCCCGGCCGGCTCGACCACGCGCAGCTGCGGGCGATCCTCGCCGAGATCACCGCCGACGTGGCCGTCGCGCGCTCGGCGGTCCCGCGCCTGCCCCGGCGGGCTCGCTACGCGGTCGGGGCCACGCTCGGGCTCTACCAGCGCCTGCTCGACGAGATCGCGACGCGACCGCCCGAGTCGCTGCTGGTGGGCCGAGTGCGGCTGCCCACCCCGGTGAAGCTGCTCGTGGTGGGCGAGTCCGTGCTGGCGGAGGCGCGCGCCGGCCGGGCCGTCGACGCATGA
- a CDS encoding ABC transporter permease: MTALTPLDGPDAVHAAPPAPEHTALWKRLPVVRHVRTSVGLQRTMLVIGIVLTLVFIITAVFAPLLAPYGFSQLSSGDQSFGAQQPPSAEHWLGTTVGGYDVLSRTIWGARPALLVIIVAVVLSIFLGVALGLVSGYFGGWVDRVLVVIADALFAFPSLLLAIVVAIVISGGQSSMWGGVMAAAISLSVVMIPQYFRVVRAEVVRVKAEAFVESARVIGSGHLRIMGRHVLRNSTRTLPLILTLNCSEAVLTLAGLGFLGFGIEPTAAADWGYDLSKSLSDVTSGIWWTAMPAGVAIVLTVLGATLVGESLNDLADPRLRTRRAAKAAVTSPVVAVPGGALTDELDAVDELEAPDDLFDGRGERA, from the coding sequence ATGACTGCACTGACCCCCCTCGACGGCCCAGACGCCGTCCACGCGGCGCCGCCCGCGCCCGAGCACACCGCACTGTGGAAGCGCCTGCCCGTCGTGCGCCACGTCCGCACGAGCGTCGGCCTGCAGCGCACCATGCTGGTCATCGGCATCGTGCTGACGCTCGTGTTCATCATCACCGCCGTCTTCGCTCCCCTGCTGGCGCCCTACGGCTTCAGCCAGCTGAGCTCGGGCGACCAGAGCTTCGGCGCGCAGCAGCCGCCGTCGGCCGAGCACTGGCTGGGCACCACGGTGGGCGGCTACGACGTGCTGTCGCGCACCATCTGGGGCGCCCGCCCGGCGCTGCTCGTCATCATCGTGGCCGTCGTGCTGTCGATCTTCCTCGGTGTGGCGCTCGGCCTGGTCTCCGGCTACTTCGGCGGCTGGGTGGACCGCGTGCTGGTGGTCATCGCGGACGCGCTCTTCGCGTTCCCGTCCCTGCTGCTGGCCATCGTCGTCGCGATCGTCATCAGCGGCGGGCAGTCGTCGATGTGGGGCGGGGTGATGGCGGCCGCCATCTCGCTGAGCGTCGTGATGATCCCGCAGTACTTCCGCGTGGTCCGCGCCGAGGTCGTGCGCGTGAAGGCCGAGGCGTTCGTCGAGTCCGCGCGGGTCATCGGCTCCGGCCACCTGCGCATCATGGGCCGGCACGTGCTGCGCAACTCGACCCGGACGCTGCCGCTGATCCTCACCCTGAACTGCTCGGAGGCGGTGCTCACGCTGGCCGGCCTCGGGTTCCTCGGGTTCGGGATCGAGCCGACCGCCGCCGCCGACTGGGGCTACGACCTGTCCAAGTCGCTGTCCGACGTCACCTCCGGCATCTGGTGGACCGCGATGCCCGCGGGCGTCGCGATCGTGCTCACCGTGCTGGGGGCCACCCTGGTCGGGGAGTCGCTCAACGACCTCGCGGACCCGCGCCTGCGCACGCGCCGGGCCGCCAAGGCCGCCGTGACCAGCCCTGTCGTGGCGGTTCCGGGCGGCGCGCTCACCGACGAGCTCGACGCCGTCGACGAGCTCGAGGCCCCGGACGATCTGTTCGACGGACGAGGGGAACGCGCATGA
- a CDS encoding prenyltransferase, producing the protein MREVLAASRPFSWINTAYPFAAGYLLATGGRIDVTFVVGTLFFLGPYNLLMYGINDVFDYASDLRNPRKGGIEGGLVEPARARQVHRRILWACLVSTVPFVVYLLLVGGAAANATLALVLFLVVAYSAPVLRFKERPVLDSLTSAMHFVGPLLYALVLVGADLGAPTVWPVLVAFVLWGMASHAFGAVQDVRADREGGIASVATALGAHPTVVVATVLYVLAAAVLLAVPWPGTLAAVLPIPYALSTAAFWSVRDEDCERANTGWRRFLWLNLVTGFLVTMLLIAISRSS; encoded by the coding sequence GTGAGGGAGGTCCTGGCGGCGTCCCGGCCGTTCTCGTGGATCAACACCGCCTACCCGTTCGCGGCCGGCTACCTGCTGGCCACGGGGGGCCGCATCGACGTCACGTTCGTCGTCGGCACCCTGTTCTTCCTCGGCCCGTACAACCTGCTGATGTACGGCATCAACGACGTCTTCGACTACGCCTCGGACCTGCGCAACCCGCGCAAGGGCGGCATCGAGGGCGGCCTGGTGGAGCCCGCCCGGGCGCGGCAGGTGCACCGCCGGATCCTGTGGGCCTGCCTGGTCAGCACCGTGCCGTTCGTGGTGTACCTGCTGCTCGTCGGCGGGGCTGCCGCGAACGCCACGCTGGCCCTCGTCCTGTTCCTCGTCGTCGCCTACTCGGCGCCCGTGCTCCGGTTCAAGGAGCGGCCGGTGCTGGACTCGTTGACGTCCGCGATGCACTTCGTCGGCCCGCTGCTGTACGCGCTCGTGCTGGTGGGCGCGGACCTCGGTGCGCCGACCGTGTGGCCGGTGCTGGTCGCGTTCGTCCTCTGGGGCATGGCGTCGCACGCGTTCGGCGCGGTGCAGGACGTGCGGGCCGACCGAGAGGGCGGCATCGCGTCGGTGGCCACGGCGCTCGGCGCGCACCCCACCGTCGTCGTGGCCACCGTGCTCTACGTCCTCGCGGCGGCCGTGCTGCTCGCCGTCCCGTGGCCCGGGACGCTCGCCGCCGTGCTGCCGATCCCCTACGCCCTCAGCACGGCGGCGTTCTGGTCGGTGCGCGACGAGGACTGCGAGCGCGCGAACACCGGCTGGCGGCGGTTCCTGTGGCTCAACCTGGTCACCGGCTTCCTGGTGACCATGCTGCTCATCGCGATCAGTCGGTCGTCGTGA